In Dermatophilus congolensis, a genomic segment contains:
- a CDS encoding PIG-L deacetylase family protein — MAAPTVRTFAAVLFLSMWGTTSLTAAGSAPTDAAIAPSHAHTPAHTPSTASADSARQRESVRSRLQHRAHTQVYISPHQDDETLSMGSAIATDTAAGKDVHLVLVTRGNNARGHRVVNNALTRAGLPPITQAQYQAGRNAEFVSAARKLGIKTENVHFLGVEDTDEPQPFRTAMDQIINTYGPHAAYNSMSWLDKNPAHYHLADHLDRRCRDGNGPECHFYQYSSYQPDAPSYAITTAVATPIGAWIPSTDGRVLQAAEEYRRWDPNNGRYAIGWKYSVSRSFRALRERPGVWTHGPSSRDAWVTGSDRTRALNWIATTQSRPDVELATLR, encoded by the coding sequence ATGGCCGCGCCCACCGTACGTACCTTCGCCGCTGTTCTTTTCCTCAGCATGTGGGGTACGACAAGCCTGACTGCTGCCGGGTCAGCTCCGACAGATGCGGCAATCGCGCCCAGCCACGCACATACACCCGCTCACACGCCCAGCACCGCCAGCGCTGACTCAGCGCGTCAAAGAGAGAGCGTTCGTTCTCGCCTGCAGCACCGTGCTCACACTCAGGTTTACATCTCTCCTCACCAAGACGATGAGACTCTCTCCATGGGATCAGCCATCGCCACCGATACCGCAGCAGGCAAAGACGTTCACCTTGTTCTGGTTACACGGGGAAACAATGCCCGCGGTCACCGCGTCGTGAACAACGCTCTAACCCGTGCGGGGCTACCTCCCATCACACAAGCTCAATACCAAGCCGGACGAAACGCTGAGTTCGTCTCCGCTGCTAGAAAACTCGGCATAAAAACCGAGAATGTTCACTTCCTCGGCGTAGAAGACACTGATGAGCCGCAACCTTTCCGCACCGCCATGGATCAGATCATCAATACCTACGGTCCCCACGCCGCATACAACTCCATGAGCTGGCTCGACAAAAATCCTGCCCACTACCACCTCGCTGACCATCTCGACCGACGGTGCCGCGACGGCAACGGCCCTGAATGCCACTTTTATCAGTACAGCTCCTACCAGCCCGACGCTCCCTCATACGCCATTACCACTGCCGTGGCCACTCCTATCGGTGCATGGATTCCTTCCACCGACGGGCGAGTGCTCCAGGCCGCTGAAGAGTACCGACGATGGGACCCCAACAACGGCCGCTACGCCATCGGCTGGAAATATTCCGTCTCGCGTTCCTTCCGAGCGTTGCGCGAGCGTCCAGGCGTCTGGACACATGGCCCTAGCAGTCGTGACGCCTGGGTTACAGGCAGCGACCGCACTCGCGCCTTGAACTGGATAGCTACCACCCAAAGTCGCCCTGATGTCGAGCTAGCCACCTTGCGATAA
- a CDS encoding alanine/glycine:cation symporter family protein, producing MADFLTAVSDVLYQYILIALLIGAGLYFSVRTGFVQLRLLPESVRVVTEPKEEGESLSSFSALMVSTASRVGTGNIAGVAVAIVLGGPGALFWMWLIALLGASSAFIESTLAQIYKRRGENNVSYGGPAYYITTALKARWLGVVFACALIFTYMGGFNMVASYNTVDSFRTYGFFSESTTPLILGAVLALMAALPIFGGGQRLAHVTSMLVPFMAIAYLLAGIAVVFTHLHLVPGMFAAIFSSAFDFPAIFGGFAGSAMMLGIKRGLYSNEAGVGSAPNAAASASVSHPVKQGLVQMLSVYIDTWFVCTITGFTVLASGVVPDEKMAGVAYVQAAVATVFGAWGPPFITTCLVLFAFTTLIGNYYYSEVNLRFLCHGEPAVWLLRGFRAVAVLIVFCGALLEFEMAWSIADILMGLMALINIPVIILLGSHAIKASKNYIEQRKQGVNPTFCAADIGITEKTDYWGPEPQSVSSSPTTA from the coding sequence ATGGCTGATTTTCTTACCGCCGTGAGCGACGTGTTGTACCAGTACATCCTCATCGCTCTGCTCATTGGAGCTGGACTCTATTTCAGTGTTCGTACTGGATTTGTGCAGCTGCGACTGCTGCCCGAATCAGTTCGTGTTGTGACAGAACCGAAAGAAGAAGGCGAATCGCTTTCTTCCTTCAGCGCCCTTATGGTTTCCACCGCTTCGCGCGTTGGCACAGGAAATATTGCAGGCGTAGCAGTCGCGATCGTCTTAGGCGGTCCTGGCGCATTGTTTTGGATGTGGCTCATCGCTTTACTTGGAGCTTCATCGGCGTTCATCGAGAGCACTCTGGCCCAGATCTACAAGCGCCGCGGTGAAAACAATGTCTCTTATGGGGGACCGGCCTACTACATCACCACCGCACTGAAGGCACGCTGGCTAGGAGTGGTGTTTGCCTGCGCGTTGATCTTCACGTACATGGGTGGCTTCAACATGGTTGCCTCGTACAACACTGTCGACTCATTCCGCACTTACGGCTTTTTCTCGGAAAGCACCACGCCATTGATTCTCGGTGCTGTCCTAGCCTTGATGGCTGCGCTACCGATCTTCGGTGGTGGTCAGCGTTTGGCTCATGTCACTTCGATGCTTGTTCCCTTCATGGCGATCGCTTACCTACTCGCTGGGATCGCAGTGGTGTTCACCCACCTGCACTTAGTTCCTGGCATGTTCGCGGCGATTTTCTCCAGCGCCTTCGATTTCCCGGCAATCTTTGGTGGCTTTGCAGGCTCAGCAATGATGCTTGGCATTAAGCGTGGCCTTTACAGCAACGAAGCTGGAGTTGGTTCGGCACCTAACGCTGCTGCGTCAGCATCGGTTTCACACCCGGTTAAGCAAGGACTCGTTCAGATGCTGTCGGTATACATCGACACATGGTTCGTATGCACCATCACCGGTTTCACAGTGCTGGCCTCAGGCGTGGTCCCGGACGAGAAGATGGCAGGCGTGGCTTACGTCCAGGCCGCGGTGGCTACCGTATTTGGCGCATGGGGTCCGCCCTTCATCACCACATGCCTGGTGTTGTTCGCCTTCACCACTCTCATCGGCAACTACTACTACTCGGAAGTTAACCTGCGGTTCCTTTGCCACGGGGAACCTGCTGTGTGGCTGCTACGCGGTTTCCGTGCCGTCGCAGTACTCATCGTGTTTTGCGGTGCACTCCTAGAGTTTGAAATGGCCTGGAGCATCGCCGATATCTTGATGGGCTTGATGGCTCTGATCAATATTCCGGTGATCATCTTGCTGGGTAGCCACGCCATCAAAGCCAGCAAGAATTACATCGAGCAGCGCAAGCAGGGCGTGAACCCCACGTTCTGCGCCGCCGACATCGGTATTACCGAAAAAACTGACTACTGGGGGCCAGAGCCGCAATCGGTTAGCAGCTCACCTACTACTGCCTGA
- a CDS encoding NAD-binding protein: MALDIARPWADPDRLIGVDSAARAATGKLLANLALAISAQGLREALALGDALGVGEEDVLTMLQSTGLQFIANMKAPFIRGERDTAQGDFTVDAITKDARLMIAQVDAAIRHGHHRAGLDLPALRAALASLESQQRAGRGGHDFSAMFGSE, translated from the coding sequence CTGGCCCTAGACATTGCACGCCCATGGGCTGATCCAGATCGTCTCATCGGCGTTGACAGCGCAGCCCGCGCCGCCACTGGAAAGCTTTTGGCCAATCTCGCCCTAGCCATATCCGCCCAAGGATTACGAGAAGCGCTCGCGTTAGGTGATGCATTGGGCGTGGGGGAAGAAGACGTTTTGACAATGCTGCAGTCAACGGGATTGCAGTTCATTGCCAACATGAAGGCGCCCTTTATTCGTGGAGAACGAGACACAGCCCAGGGTGACTTCACTGTTGATGCCATCACTAAAGATGCTCGATTGATGATTGCCCAAGTGGACGCGGCTATTCGCCACGGCCACCATCGCGCAGGATTAGACCTTCCAGCATTGCGAGCAGCGCTTGCTTCGTTAGAGAGCCAACAGCGCGCTGGACGAGGTGGCCACGACTTTTCCGCCATGTTCGGCAGTGAATAG
- a CDS encoding phage holin family protein: MNFFMRVGATAAATAVAAWVVPGIAVGGVSTGHKLFTLIGVAIVIGVVNALIKPIVTFLSGCLVFLTLGLFLLVINACMLLLSSWLSNAVGLAFAVHGFWSALIGSIIISVVSGLLLAPMGGS; this comes from the coding sequence ATGAATTTCTTCATGCGAGTCGGAGCCACTGCTGCCGCGACGGCCGTGGCTGCGTGGGTTGTTCCGGGTATCGCCGTTGGTGGGGTCTCCACTGGGCACAAACTCTTCACCCTCATTGGGGTGGCGATTGTGATCGGTGTGGTGAATGCCTTGATCAAACCGATTGTCACGTTTTTGTCTGGCTGCCTGGTGTTTCTCACGCTGGGGCTGTTCTTGTTGGTGATCAACGCGTGCATGTTGCTGTTGAGTAGTTGGTTGTCTAACGCGGTTGGGCTGGCTTTTGCGGTGCATGGTTTTTGGAGTGCGTTGATCGGTTCGATCATTATCAGCGTGGTTTCGGGGCTCCTTTTGGCGCCGATGGGTGGTAGCTGA
- the yaaA gene encoding peroxide stress protein YaaA has translation MLTLISPAKSLDLESPLPTRKYTLPRLLEEAELLIDVMRTKAPEDLAELMRISSELAQINAERYARFSTPFTPDNSRPAIFTFAGDVYRGLNAAQRFDARDHTEAQKTLRILSGLYGLLRPLDLIQPYRLEMGTSLATERGHNLYRWWGDQITDLVVEDLAASPGPDVVINLASAEYSTAVDLDGLDARVVAPRFEDRNSRGQWKVISFSAKVARGLMAGWIVQNRVRSVRALKDFNEGGYQFVPEVSRPDMPVFRRVEARGASAENRHG, from the coding sequence GTGCTCACCCTGATTTCTCCAGCAAAATCTCTCGATCTTGAATCACCGCTACCTACACGTAAATACACCTTGCCGCGGCTGCTTGAGGAGGCTGAACTCCTCATTGACGTGATGCGCACAAAAGCGCCAGAAGATCTGGCTGAACTAATGCGTATTAGCTCTGAACTCGCTCAGATCAATGCCGAGCGTTACGCCAGGTTCAGCACTCCTTTTACCCCAGATAACTCACGACCAGCGATTTTCACGTTCGCAGGTGATGTGTATCGGGGATTGAATGCCGCACAGCGGTTTGATGCTCGTGACCACACCGAGGCGCAAAAGACGCTGCGCATCCTTTCGGGCCTGTATGGCTTGCTTCGTCCTTTGGATTTGATCCAGCCGTATCGACTCGAGATGGGTACGTCCTTGGCAACCGAACGAGGTCATAACTTGTATCGCTGGTGGGGGGACCAGATCACTGATCTAGTTGTCGAGGACCTGGCTGCCTCGCCGGGGCCCGATGTTGTTATCAACCTTGCCTCAGCCGAGTATTCAACGGCAGTTGATCTGGATGGTTTGGATGCTCGGGTTGTTGCTCCTCGTTTCGAGGACCGTAACTCTCGTGGGCAGTGGAAGGTCATCTCTTTTTCGGCGAAAGTGGCGCGTGGCTTGATGGCCGGGTGGATTGTGCAGAACCGGGTTCGGTCAGTGCGTGCTTTGAAAGACTTCAATGAGGGGGGATATCAGTTTGTCCCGGAGGTCTCTAGGCCGGACATGCCTGTGTTCCGTCGTGTTGAGGCGCGGGGTGCATCTGCTGAGAACCGTCATGGATGA
- the brnQ gene encoding branched-chain amino acid transport system II carrier protein, translating to MPPTNQPSRSLSTGNSLLVGSLLFGLFFGAGNLIFPVQLGRDAAGATPAATAGFLITAVGLPIIGVIASALSRSSSMLQMTSNVSRWYAIAFTCALYLTIGPLFAVPRTATVSFEVGFASYLSEGSEHLWLAVFTIVFFTLTGLAAIRPGRLIDWVGRYLTPVFLVLLLAVIAAAVIFPMGPVEGVPSEKYAQNAAAVGFIDGYATMDALASLAFAIVIIEATHRLGVTSPGRVATETAKAGIYSMIAMTVIYAALAYIGATSLHLIPTAKNGGTVLAAVSSHYFGPAGTVLIAAIVLAACLKTSIGLVTACAEMFSTMFPTVLGHKGWTILFTVFSAGVANIGLASIVKISVPVLLFLYPLAITAIILGLLTPWLEGRALAAQLMTAFTAVAALFDMIKALEFPIPGKDALVNFASTVLPGYDLGFGWALPALVGLAAGFAITHFRNSPHVASA from the coding sequence ATGCCACCCACAAATCAGCCCAGCCGAAGTCTTAGTACCGGCAACTCACTCCTGGTAGGTTCACTGCTCTTTGGACTGTTTTTCGGAGCAGGAAACCTTATTTTCCCTGTTCAACTCGGCCGCGACGCCGCTGGAGCCACTCCTGCAGCCACCGCAGGATTCCTCATCACCGCGGTAGGACTACCCATCATTGGCGTGATTGCCTCCGCGCTATCCCGCTCTTCCTCCATGCTCCAAATGACCAGCAATGTATCGCGCTGGTACGCCATCGCATTCACTTGCGCGCTCTACCTGACCATCGGTCCTTTGTTCGCTGTACCACGAACCGCGACCGTCTCCTTCGAAGTAGGTTTCGCCTCATATCTCTCCGAAGGCTCTGAGCACCTCTGGCTGGCCGTCTTCACCATCGTCTTCTTCACCTTGACCGGCCTGGCAGCCATCCGTCCTGGCCGCCTTATCGACTGGGTAGGCCGCTATCTCACGCCCGTCTTCCTTGTTCTCCTTCTTGCGGTCATCGCCGCAGCCGTCATCTTCCCCATGGGACCCGTCGAAGGAGTCCCCAGTGAGAAGTACGCCCAGAACGCCGCAGCCGTCGGATTCATCGACGGCTACGCCACCATGGACGCCCTAGCCTCCCTGGCCTTCGCCATCGTCATCATCGAAGCTACCCACCGCCTGGGCGTCACCTCACCTGGACGAGTAGCCACCGAAACCGCCAAAGCAGGCATCTACTCAATGATCGCCATGACTGTTATCTACGCAGCCCTGGCTTACATCGGCGCTACCTCACTACACCTAATCCCCACCGCCAAAAACGGTGGCACTGTCCTAGCAGCTGTGTCCTCTCACTACTTCGGCCCAGCAGGGACCGTCCTCATCGCCGCGATCGTGCTAGCTGCCTGCCTGAAAACATCCATCGGGCTTGTCACCGCCTGCGCCGAAATGTTCTCCACCATGTTCCCCACCGTGCTTGGCCACAAAGGCTGGACCATCCTGTTCACTGTTTTTTCCGCTGGCGTTGCAAACATCGGCCTAGCCAGCATCGTGAAAATCTCGGTACCAGTGCTGTTGTTCCTCTATCCCCTAGCAATCACCGCGATCATTCTCGGATTGCTCACCCCCTGGCTAGAGGGACGAGCACTGGCAGCCCAATTGATGACAGCTTTCACAGCCGTGGCTGCGCTCTTTGACATGATTAAGGCGTTGGAATTCCCCATCCCGGGCAAAGACGCTCTCGTCAATTTCGCCTCCACCGTACTACCTGGCTACGACCTCGGTTTCGGATGGGCTCTACCTGCCCTCGTAGGACTAGCTGCTGGCTTTGCTATCACGCATTTCCGTAACAGCCCACACGTAGCATCTGCCTGA
- a CDS encoding YihY/virulence factor BrkB family protein — protein MDEAVEASEPCHADPRPTALHGRERVRFVLRGAAALFVEQGLIDAAAALTYYAVLSIFPAAIALVSVGTMLGQDPQLLRSFVEELLRELSHVVTPQTLTAVLAVIDAVMPTEGVGAGAGVGLVVAFFTASMYVRAFARFVNQIYGVKEGRTLVRFWSDMYLLTAVILVLAAAVLTLLVVSGPVAEAVGTLVGLDRAGIDMYAVAKWPVLVMLVVATLSLLYRFTPNVHSRSKRFPSQGAFIALGTAVCASGGFGVYVSNFAQYDAMYGTLTGAVLFLLWLWILNVAMLFGAVVDFEIERTRQLNRGLPAEDELQLVPRSTVAADRADERAAARVEAGRRVRVGISADHQE, from the coding sequence ATGGATGAGGCCGTTGAAGCTTCTGAGCCTTGCCATGCAGATCCGCGGCCAACTGCTTTGCATGGCAGGGAACGGGTGCGGTTCGTGCTGCGCGGCGCGGCAGCCTTGTTTGTGGAGCAGGGGCTTATTGATGCTGCCGCGGCACTGACGTATTACGCGGTGCTATCCATTTTTCCGGCCGCGATTGCGCTTGTGTCTGTTGGGACGATGTTGGGGCAAGATCCGCAACTGCTTCGTTCATTCGTGGAAGAGCTGCTGCGGGAGTTGTCTCATGTGGTGACTCCTCAAACGCTTACGGCGGTACTCGCTGTGATCGATGCTGTGATGCCCACCGAGGGGGTGGGGGCAGGTGCAGGGGTGGGGTTGGTGGTGGCGTTTTTCACAGCCTCGATGTACGTGCGTGCTTTCGCGCGGTTCGTCAACCAGATCTATGGGGTGAAAGAGGGCCGCACGCTCGTGCGGTTCTGGAGTGACATGTACCTATTGACGGCAGTGATTCTTGTTTTGGCCGCTGCGGTGCTGACATTGTTGGTGGTTTCTGGTCCGGTGGCAGAGGCTGTCGGTACGTTGGTTGGTTTGGACCGCGCTGGGATAGATATGTATGCCGTGGCAAAGTGGCCGGTTTTGGTGATGCTGGTGGTCGCGACGTTGAGTTTGCTATATCGATTCACCCCGAATGTGCATTCTCGAAGCAAACGGTTTCCGTCTCAAGGGGCTTTTATCGCGTTGGGTACGGCAGTGTGCGCGTCGGGAGGATTCGGTGTGTACGTCTCGAATTTCGCGCAGTACGACGCTATGTACGGCACTCTTACCGGGGCGGTGCTGTTTTTGCTGTGGTTGTGGATTCTTAATGTGGCGATGTTGTTCGGGGCAGTGGTGGATTTCGAAATTGAACGAACCAGGCAGCTGAACCGAGGGTTACCAGCTGAGGATGAGTTGCAGCTTGTTCCTCGCTCCACGGTGGCAGCTGATCGTGCTGATGAACGCGCCGCCGCCCGAGTGGAGGCCGGGCGGCGGGTGCGTGTGGGGATCTCTGCTGATCACCAAGAGTGA
- a CDS encoding GtrA family protein: MLRQFLTFGIIGGSGVLVNMAVVILCNRSGPDATGIVWPIVFTPWSVRWYHVYSTLAFLVANVSNFFLNRRLTFSDSRHMTVRSQFWPFFCVGAIGQLFVLGINTLLLNPTSPLFLDFAWMDSTTGLRKPEYWAQLTSLVLVTPLSFILNKVWSFASHRAHRYPTSPQTPDENTSDQDNPEHY; the protein is encoded by the coding sequence ATGCTGCGCCAGTTCCTTACTTTCGGGATCATTGGTGGCTCTGGGGTGCTGGTGAACATGGCTGTGGTGATTTTGTGTAACCGCAGCGGTCCTGACGCCACCGGCATCGTGTGGCCGATCGTGTTCACGCCATGGTCCGTGCGCTGGTATCACGTGTACTCAACGTTGGCGTTTCTTGTCGCGAACGTCTCGAACTTTTTCCTGAACCGGCGCCTGACGTTTTCCGATTCACGCCATATGACTGTCCGTTCTCAGTTCTGGCCGTTCTTTTGTGTTGGGGCGATCGGGCAGCTATTTGTACTCGGCATCAATACGCTCCTATTGAATCCAACCTCTCCCCTGTTCCTGGATTTCGCATGGATGGACAGCACCACAGGGCTTCGCAAACCCGAGTACTGGGCGCAATTGACGTCACTAGTGTTAGTGACCCCGCTCAGCTTCATCTTGAACAAGGTGTGGAGCTTTGCTTCCCATCGCGCACACCGCTACCCCACAAGCCCACAGACTCCCGATGAAAACACCTCCGACCAGGACAACCCAGAGCACTATTGA
- a CDS encoding nucleotide sugar dehydrogenase encodes MKIAVAGLGYVGLANAVILAQHHEVTAVDLDSARVADINARRSPIVDPDISEYLTNHPLNLTATTEPTAYTGADFVIIATPTNYDPNLNFFDTSSVDAVLDLVARHNPGGTAVIKSTVPVGYTDQVRTTYPDIAILFSPEFLREGRALHDNLHPSRIIVGSDPNSPTASDKAKTFAYLLHAGSLEEDTPVLLTGTTEAEAIKLFANTYLAMRVAYFNELDTYAARHGLDTRQIIEGVGLDPRIGNHYNNPSFGYGGYCLPKDTKQLLANYDQVPQTLIRAIVDSNTTRKDFIAFDIIDKKPHVVGVYRLTMKTGSDNFRSSSIQGIMKRIKAKGIPVIVYEPTLEATEFYRSEVVKDLKEFKSRADVIIANRRSPELADVAEKVYTRDLFGSD; translated from the coding sequence ATGAAGATCGCCGTAGCAGGACTTGGATACGTCGGGCTCGCGAATGCGGTAATCCTGGCACAGCACCACGAAGTCACCGCCGTGGATCTCGACAGCGCCCGCGTAGCCGATATCAACGCCCGCCGCTCCCCCATCGTCGACCCCGACATCAGCGAATACCTCACCAACCATCCACTCAACCTCACCGCCACCACCGAGCCCACCGCATACACCGGTGCTGACTTCGTCATCATCGCCACCCCCACCAACTACGACCCCAACCTCAACTTCTTCGACACTTCAAGCGTCGACGCAGTCCTAGACCTGGTGGCCCGCCACAACCCCGGCGGCACAGCAGTCATCAAATCCACCGTCCCAGTGGGATACACCGACCAAGTACGCACCACATACCCCGACATCGCCATCCTTTTCTCACCCGAATTCCTTCGTGAAGGTCGAGCGCTCCACGACAACCTGCACCCCTCACGCATCATCGTCGGATCCGACCCCAACTCCCCCACCGCTAGCGACAAAGCAAAAACCTTCGCATACCTACTTCACGCAGGCAGCCTCGAAGAAGACACACCTGTCCTACTCACCGGAACCACCGAGGCCGAAGCCATCAAACTCTTCGCCAACACCTACCTAGCCATGCGAGTGGCCTACTTCAACGAACTCGACACCTACGCCGCCCGCCACGGCCTAGACACCCGACAAATCATCGAAGGCGTCGGGCTAGACCCTCGCATCGGAAACCACTACAACAACCCAAGTTTCGGCTACGGCGGCTACTGCCTGCCCAAAGACACCAAACAACTCCTAGCCAACTACGACCAGGTCCCCCAAACTCTCATCCGCGCCATTGTCGACTCCAACACCACCCGCAAAGACTTCATCGCCTTCGACATCATTGACAAAAAACCACACGTCGTCGGGGTCTACCGACTCACTATGAAAACCGGCAGCGACAACTTCCGCTCCTCCTCCATCCAAGGAATCATGAAGCGAATCAAAGCCAAAGGAATCCCCGTCATCGTCTACGAACCCACCCTGGAGGCCACGGAGTTCTACCGCTCCGAAGTAGTCAAAGACCTCAAGGAGTTCAAAAGCCGCGCCGATGTCATCATCGCTAACCGTCGCTCTCCAGAACTAGCCGACGTCGCTGAAAAGGTCTACACCCGGGATCTCTTCGGCTCTGACTAA
- a CDS encoding putative bifunctional diguanylate cyclase/phosphodiesterase: MTYPIAGKTTPPHDRCAEYSLLTGLAVVAVVLYLVLPSDLATPVKNVWIVLCGLIAVFSPLAKRLRKKRLWAQVPVVLCFYLYSMIDRGNGHNIGPFQLSDGTYIAGYVILCLWLTSLNAQVVGRHLALRVFLDTAASTSAAVLALWTFAVTVVPTHSLPPSLIWTVYPILDIIALSQATHLTYRSSGTPSAWRWLLPAFVLLFITDVAYVLLTVFQAQDGIEPIAVNYMIAAYFLAVGGHHPSIRGPLQPPAAKELRSTQFLRISLIFTAVLLAVISLAFPVHRHEDEVARSGLIAFLLIALFARLLMTMRDLARAEQESRNRATYDALTGLVSRQEFIDRLHHRLTSDHHDGLHTALLFIDCDDFKLVNDTWGHAAGDCLLREVALRLRNGIHGDRVLGRLGGDEFVVAISLTDPDEANDLAHTVQALFDDPIPVLPHHLHRVRISLGVATTATTSAIHPDLLSMADAALYEAKARGRAQFVVYDEELDQAIHQRNALATSLREAIKHDNLTITYQEIRTGPGYTRTAGWEALARWRHPTLGDIPPAVFIPLAEELGLINALGQTILLRACREFATLRTSLDLAGTFISINVSASQLHEPGFATTVLDALNLAGLLPEDLKLEITETMIVTEDSPAIETLTTLRAAGVRICMDDFGTGYASLATLIRLPLDTVKLDQSITARLQHDPQAPAQATAILALARSLLIADIVAEGVETPQQAALLESIGCPMIQGWLYGRPRSLTDIIASRTHQIPTPGRHT; this comes from the coding sequence GTGACCTATCCCATCGCAGGGAAAACCACTCCACCTCATGACAGGTGTGCCGAATACTCTCTTCTTACCGGGCTGGCTGTCGTTGCAGTCGTTCTCTATCTTGTTCTGCCATCGGATTTGGCCACCCCGGTCAAGAATGTGTGGATCGTTCTTTGCGGGCTCATCGCTGTTTTTAGTCCTCTAGCGAAGCGTTTACGGAAAAAACGATTGTGGGCCCAAGTGCCTGTCGTGCTGTGTTTTTACCTCTACTCGATGATTGACCGGGGGAACGGTCACAACATCGGCCCTTTCCAACTCAGTGACGGTACTTACATCGCCGGATACGTCATCTTGTGCCTGTGGCTCACCAGCCTTAACGCGCAAGTGGTGGGCAGGCATCTTGCGCTGCGTGTTTTCCTCGATACTGCAGCTTCAACCAGCGCAGCCGTCTTAGCGTTGTGGACCTTCGCGGTCACTGTTGTCCCTACCCATTCGCTGCCTCCCAGCCTTATCTGGACCGTATACCCGATCCTGGACATCATTGCCCTATCGCAAGCAACGCACCTGACATACCGCAGCAGCGGCACTCCTTCAGCGTGGCGATGGCTGTTGCCTGCTTTTGTTCTCCTCTTCATCACAGATGTGGCGTATGTTCTCCTGACCGTTTTCCAAGCCCAAGACGGCATTGAACCCATTGCCGTCAACTACATGATCGCCGCCTATTTCCTCGCTGTTGGCGGCCATCACCCCTCAATACGCGGCCCTCTTCAACCACCTGCCGCTAAAGAGCTACGTTCCACACAGTTCCTGCGCATCTCGCTCATCTTCACAGCCGTCCTACTCGCCGTTATTTCATTGGCTTTCCCTGTACACCGCCACGAGGACGAAGTCGCTCGATCTGGCCTCATCGCGTTCCTCCTCATCGCTCTATTCGCTCGACTCCTCATGACCATGCGTGACCTCGCCCGAGCTGAACAAGAAAGCCGGAACCGCGCCACCTACGACGCCTTAACCGGACTTGTCAGTCGGCAAGAATTCATCGACCGGCTCCATCACCGACTCACTTCAGACCACCACGACGGCCTTCACACCGCACTGCTTTTCATCGACTGTGACGACTTCAAACTCGTCAATGACACCTGGGGACACGCCGCAGGAGACTGCCTCCTACGCGAAGTCGCGTTACGCCTACGCAACGGAATCCACGGAGACCGCGTCCTAGGGCGACTCGGAGGCGACGAATTCGTTGTCGCCATCTCTTTAACCGACCCAGACGAGGCCAACGACCTAGCCCACACCGTGCAGGCCCTTTTCGACGACCCAATCCCCGTCCTGCCACACCATCTACACAGAGTCCGCATCTCCCTTGGCGTCGCCACCACCGCAACCACATCCGCTATCCACCCCGACCTGCTCAGCATGGCTGACGCTGCTCTCTACGAAGCCAAAGCCCGTGGCCGCGCCCAATTCGTGGTGTACGACGAAGAGTTAGACCAGGCAATCCATCAACGAAATGCCCTAGCCACATCACTGCGCGAAGCAATCAAACACGACAACCTCACCATCACCTACCAAGAAATACGTACCGGCCCCGGCTACACCCGTACCGCAGGGTGGGAAGCCCTCGCCCGCTGGCGTCACCCCACACTTGGCGACATCCCTCCAGCAGTTTTTATTCCACTTGCCGAGGAATTGGGCCTCATCAACGCTCTGGGACAGACAATTCTCTTACGCGCCTGCCGGGAATTCGCGACCCTGCGCACCAGCCTAGATCTAGCTGGCACCTTCATCTCCATTAACGTTTCGGCATCACAACTACACGAACCTGGTTTCGCTACAACCGTTCTTGATGCTCTTAACCTCGCTGGGCTCCTACCCGAAGATCTCAAACTCGAAATCACCGAGACGATGATCGTGACCGAAGATTCCCCAGCCATCGAAACCCTCACTACTTTGCGCGCAGCTGGTGTACGCATCTGTATGGACGATTTCGGCACCGGCTACGCATCCTTAGCCACGCTCATCCGGCTCCCCCTAGACACAGTCAAACTCGACCAATCCATCACCGCACGACTCCAGCACGATCCTCAAGCCCCCGCCCAAGCAACCGCCATCCTCGCCCTGGCCAGAAGCCTACTCATCGCAGACATCGTCGCCGAAGGCGTCGAAACCCCTCAACAAGCTGCACTTTTGGAATCAATCGGCTGCCCCATGATTCAAGGATGGCTCTACGGGCGCCCGCGCAGCCTCACCGACATCATCGCTTCCCGAACCCACCAAATCCCCACCCCAGGCAGGCACACCTAA